CGCAGTGTTGGGGAGGCCTATGGAAGATGTTAGATCGACATACAACATTGGTAAGGAGCTTGGGCGTGGACAGTTTGGGGTGACACATTTGTGCACTCACAAGGTGAGTGGGGAGCAATTTGCTTGCAAAACAATTGCCAAAAGAAAGCTTGTGAATAAGGAGGACGTTGAGGATGTGAGGCGAGAGGTTCAGATTATGCACCATTTGACTGGTCAGCCTAACATTGTTGAGCTTAAAGGAGCTTATGAGGACAAGCATTCTGTCCATTTGGTCATGGAGTTGTGTGCCGGTGGTGAGCTTTTCGATAGGATTATCGCCAAGGGACACTACACCGAACGAGCTGCTGCCTCTCTTCTCAGGACTATTGTTCAGATTGTTCACACTTGTCATTCCATGGGAGTCATTCATAGAGATCTCAAGCCTGAGAATTTCCTTTTGCTTAATAAGGATGAGAATTCTCCTCTTAAGGCTACAGATTTTGGTCTCTCTGTTTTTTATAAACAAGGTTTGGAATTTGATCATTGTTTCATTCCAtttaaaacaacaacataacAATGTGTGTTTTTGTTTAccattattgttgttattattatgacAGGTGAAGTGTTCAAAGACATTGTTGGTAGCGCATATTACATTGCTCCTGAAGTCTTGAAGAGAAGATATGGGCCAGAAGTTGATATATGGAGTGTTGGGGTCATGTTATATATCCTTTTATGTGGTGTCCCACCTTTTTGGGCAggtatatgtataaaaaaaatacttgtaTTTGATTGCTTGATTAATAgtctagtttttcttttttaattaatatatggtTTTGATAGAATCGGAACATGGGATTTTCAATGCAATCTTGCGTGGTCATATTGATTTCACAAGTGATCCATGGCCTTCAATTTCAACTGGAGCAAAGGATCTTGTAAGGAAAATGTTGCATTCAGATCCCAAACAGAGATTGACAGCTTTCCAAGTTCTTAGTAAGTACATTAGTTCCTCTATTATAATGTAGATggatacatatgtatatattaaatcTCCTTTCTGCAGCTCATCCATGGATTAAGGAAGATGGTGAAGCACCAGATACTCCTCTTGACAATGCTGTACTCAACAGGCTCAAACAATTCAAAGCTATGAATCAATTCAAGAAAGTTGCTTTAAGGGTAATCATAAGATTTATACTATCTAATTATAAATCCCATTATTAGTTAAGGTAATCTAAATCTAATGTcataatctctctctctctctctctctctctctctctctctctctctctctctctatatatatatatatataggttatTGCCGGGTGTTTATCAGAAGAAGAAATCATGGGATTAAAACAAATGTTTAAAGGAATGGATACTGACAATAGTGGGACCATAACACTTGAGGAGCTCAAGCATGGATTAGCCAAACAAGGAACAAAGCTTTCTGAAGTTGAAGTTAAACAATTAATGGAAGCTGTAATAATCCTCTCCTCTCACTCAAGATTATTATAAGCACTTCTTCATAGGTACATGTGAACTGAAAATTAATGTTGTTTGACTTAATTAATTAGGCTGATGCTGATGGGAATGGGACCATAGACTATGATGAGTTCATTACAGCCACAATGCACATGAATCGTATGGACAGAgaagaacatatatatactgCTTTCCAACACTTTGACAAAGATAACAGCGGGTATTGATAATTAACAAGaatgatattttgatatttacttGATAAAAtcatatacatacattttgttTATTTTGGGGTGTGTGTGTATTGATGATGATTAAATTTAGGTACATAACGACTGAAGAACTAGAGCAAGCTCTCCGTGAATTTGGCATGCATGATGGAAGGGACATAAAAGAAATCATTTCTGAAGTTGATGCCGATAATGTGAGTATTATAAGTTAGTATATTGTCTCTTCTGTTATACATATCCAAAACTGTATTTttcaccatatatatataaaaatatatatatatatgtgtgtgtatgtaGGATGGGCGAATCAACTATGATGAATTTGTGGCTATGATGAGAAAAGGAAACCCAGATGCTAATCCAAAGAAGAGACGTGATGACGTATTTGTTTGACTTTGATTTTATGTGTGTATGTATCATGTATGCTGATGCAAATTATTTATGTAGAGAAAAAGAAGTGGAGGGGAAGTGTTATATACTTcaaaagagagggagagagagagaaagagataaaCTCAATATTTATACGAGCTTTACAAGTGGATTTTATGGGTGGATCAATGCTCTATGTACAGTACTGACTATTagaaaaacaacacaaaaaagaaagaagggGAAGTATAGGGGTAGTGGCTCAACAGAAACATAATATTGGAGTTtcattcttatttatttattcgatcatataagaaattctttagGGTTGTAATCATTTCCTCGTGTGTAGTATATGTATATCAACTATTTTCATGTTTGTCAAATTTTTAACCTTAACCAAAAATGCTCATTAAATTCCAAGCAATGAGAAaaaaaaccaagaattcttgACCAAATTGCACtaaaaaaccgtgtttttgcaaatgtcaattgtatataagaaaatataaaaactgtaagcgtttctagcagcagaaagtaattctgctacagcaaaactgaacaggcagaatataaaatatttgcagaaaaataaataacttgacacaagagatttatacgtggtatcagtgttctcacaaacactcctagtccacggggccacgcccagagaatgaaatcaattaataaagtatcaaaattacaaagacaattgacttaaacaagtttagactccctctaaagtattgccgcaatcctttgtaatccactttatgaatctgacttcttgaaacaccttcaagcccgaactcccttcgtcttttaagtgtgagtgcttactttctcccgaagtaaggcttcaacaagtcttctcccgaagaccaagtgcttacttcctcccgaagtaaggctttatcaagtcttctcccgaagaccaatctcttgttcagtcaagtagttcttcacaacctctaggatggagtaagaacagaaatagaacaactagaacctagatgaacaactaggctctcacaaaacaaagaaacactctcttctctcaaaagataaatacaaaaaatgaataatggaagaggtgattcgaatggttgctctctaggctctatttatagaacatagaaaccaaagaggcaaccacaagttcgaatctacagctgtacaagaACTTTcctaaagaaacacgatctgctacatcagattcggttgctgacgcagcagatctgaccagaaacgggaaacttgctaaaatcgagtccgatcttctatcaatgcttgattcctgccaaaaacagattagatattctgattgtatcaagatacaatcgaaatcaataaggaaaagtcaataatcaaagtttccctaaaaaagacaactttcctaaagagaattccttctcttttgagaagtttttcaacaaaggaaagttcagctgaaagtgcaactttccaaacaaggaaaagggcaactacaatccgaatttataaggcaagaaatcgaatatgaatgctcaacaatcttaccataaatggaaaaattattttgtcaactaacttgccaaaaaaggactttacaatctccccctttggaactttagatgaacaaaataatttttaacacaaagtacctgcaagttaaagttagcaagagcaaataataactccccctgagtaacacactcgaaattgtaaaacaacaaaacaacatgctaacttttaatccaaataagttcacaagtaccaaacacaactccccctggaaatagggtccagagttgataaaaacaaattgaaagctcaataaaatgcacattaattaaaaaaatattttgacaactaaattgccaaaaaaaaagACCTAACAACCAACAAAGGATGAGAAATTTAGAAATGAGAGCCAATGATACAAATGAGGGCGCCtccaaaaaaattcatatatttttagTGATCTTCCAAAATAGggttaagttgaaaaataccctttttattaatcaattaatcaaatttacctctaattttatatttatttgaaacatacctctttttatatgtattgtacccaaaataccgtgacataagagagtcacatggagagtaacTTGAAGTGATAGggacaaaattggtacaatgtttttaaaaaagaggtaaaaacgataaactttgaaaaagagggtaaaaataaaagaggacaatataaaaagggtatagagtgtaatttcctctccaaaatatcacatattatttaatataggcccaataatatttttttctatatgcTCACAAAATTTCAGGGTCACCTTTATTAATAAAGTACAAAGATTAAAGAAGAAACCAAAGAAGAAGGGatgaaaaagaacaaactcAAGGACCTTGGTTAGTGTCACAGagtcaatattttatttagaatcgTACCCTATGATGGTTTGAGTCTCACTCAGCCAACCAAACCAACACACCCTAAGATAATGCACACACTATTGTTGAATATAGAGAAGTAAAAGAAAAGACTCATTAAATTGATTGAAGAACACAGCTCTTCATATATAGTACAGAGAGTTAGTTAGACTAAATCACTTAACTATAACATGACAGCTAAGCAACTAATCTAACTAACTTTAATTAACTACTTAACACCCCCCTCAAACTGAGTTGGGATAATGAAACTAAGCTTAGTTTGTCTCGTAACAGCTTGAATCGAGGTGCAGAAAGAGCTTTAGTTAGTATGTCTGCAACTTGGTCTTGAGCAGGGGTGTGCTTCACATGGAGTTGCTGTTGCATAATTCTTTCACGAACAAAATATAAATCGAGCTCGATGTGTTTGGTTCGTGAGTGAAGCACATGATTTGCAGACATGAGAACTATACTTTGATTGTCACACCATATGGTAGGGACTTATCCAAGCAAACTTCAGCAAGTAATGACTGTAACCAAACAACCTCTGCAGTGGCATTGGGAAGGCTGGAATATTCATCATCAGGATCCgaggcccaatcagcatcacaaaACCCTGTGAGAGTCATGGTAGAACAGAATTTCAAGAGGAGGCCATGATCTAGAGTTCATTTTAGATACCTAAGTATCTTTTTAACCACTTATAGATGGGACTCGAGGGGATTATGCATGAACTGTGAGACCTTATTCACTGCATAGGCAAATTATGGTCGAGTTATCACAGCATATTGTAATGCACCGACAATGATGCGATATTGCTTGGGATCAGCAACAAGATCACTGTCATAGGCTGAAAATTTTTCACCACCAGTCATAAGAGTTGATAGAGAGTTAGCACGGTCCATTTTGGCTCTGCAAAACAATTctgttatatatttattttgacaTAAATGTAAACCAATTGAAAACTGATGTGCTTGAATGCCAAGAAAATAGTCAAGTGAACCAAGGTCTTTTAATGCAAACTGTGCATGTAAATCTTTGATGAGAGTAGTTAGGACATTTGTTGAGCTACATGTAATGATAATATCATCCACATAAACCAAAATAAATGTGGTATGACAGTCTGTTATTCTAGAAAAGAGGGAGTGATCTGCCCTTGCATAAGTGAAACCAAACATTTTGAGGGCATTTCTAAGTTTATCAAACCAGGACCTTGGTGCATGTTTGAGTCCATAGATTTCTTTGTTTAGTTTACACACAAGATCAGGGGAATCTTTGTCAATAAATCCATGAGGTTGAGTCATATAAACCTCTTCATTTAATTCCCCATTTAAGAAAGCATTGTTAACATCCAATTGCTTGATTGTCCATCCTTTGGATAAAGCAATTGTGAGTATCACTCTAATGGTAGTAGGTTTAATGACTCAACTGAAAGTTTCACTGAAGTCATGACCATATTGTTGCAAAAAATCCTTTGCAACTAATCTTGCTTTGAACTGAGCTGTTGAACTATCTGTGTTTTCTTTTTCCTTGAAGACCCACTTACAACCAATGGCTTGTTTCCCTGGGGGAAGAGGAACCACGACCCAAGTCTTGTTTTTCTTTAAAGCATATATTTCAGTGTTCATAGTAGAATTCCATTGGGGAGATTTGAGAGCAGATGCCACTGTGAGAGGAGTGGTAGAAGCTATGAGCTCTTTAGGCTTGTATGTACCGACCTTAGCACAAGTTACCATAGGATGATTGTTGGTAACTAGGGGTGGTTAGACATCTTGGTTGATTGCAGGTGTGTCTTGTATTAGAGGAGCAACAAAGATGTCAGGTGCATATGCCAGAAGATGCTCAATTGAAGAGAGGGAAGAATTATCCTGAGGAGCAGCAGGCATCTGTGTTGACGATGGAACAGCAGGTAAAGTTGAGCCATCAAAAGCAACATTGTGAGTAATGGGATGTTGTTGTTGTGGTTGAACTGAAGTGATAGACTGTTGTTGTGGTGGTGCAGTAGGATGCTACTGTTGTGGAATGGATTGAAGTGCAGCAGGTTGCTGCTGTTGTGGTGTTGGGTGAGGAGCAATAAGCTGCTGTTGTTGTTGAGATGTGGAAGCAGCATTTGTAATGTTGGTTTGGACACGAAGCTGTTGTTGAGTTGTTGCTGGTGAAGGTGGGTGAGATGCTTGGGAAACAAGAGGTGTGAGAATTGGTGTCATTTGGGACACAAACACAAGGAGCAGTTGCATTAGTAGAGATATTAAGGAAAGGAAAATGAAACTCATCAAAAATAACATCTCTAGAAATATAAATTCTTGCCAGAAGAAGCAAGGCATTTATAACCTTTGTGTTTCAAACTATAGCCAATAAAAGTACATTTTTTTGCTCTGAATTCAAGCTTATGTTTGTTATAGGGTCTAGTGTTGGGGTATTGTAATAACCAAAATATTGGGTTATTATTTTCCGTTATGTTAGATTAGCTATGTCGATGTGGAATTAGTTGATTGTTTAGAATATTTATGATAAATGAATTAATGTTAGTTTTCAAAGTTAAATAAATTGTGATACTTTCATAATCATGTGATAATTTTAGCATGACAAAATAGTCCATGACAAATATTTATGAAGTGAGTTGAAGAATTGGATATGTTGGAAAATTATTTACGTGGCCTATAGGAAAAAAATTtagtcttattattattattttctttaagtGATATAGGTTgaattacttaattaaataataatatcaatAGTAACGATAGTGGCCAAATCGAGTATTAAGGTATAGTTTTGTGATATGTAGCTATGTTGAGAAATTAGAGAGTAGTTTGGACTTATAGCATTGATAGAATTTTAATGGATTCTCTTTGAATGATATTAAGTATATGGAAGACACTTGCAACTGGCTTACGTGTAGCATTAAGAATAAAACATGGATGGATGGTATCTTTTGGTTAGTCATCAAGCCAATAAAGACTTGGTCAAATGGTAAGGTGGCACACTTAGAGCTTATGGAGTAAATAGTtaacaacatatatataaataatacttATTAATCATGTTTTGTCAATGCATGAAAATAAACTCTCCTTTATTCTAGTCTTGACCGAGTATGAAGGGACCCTTAAACAAATTATTGTTTTGAAATACCTTTCAActtatttaattgattttaaaatgTAAGGTTAGTAGTCAGGTCGCTAAGGGACGTTAGTGTAGTTAGTTAAAGGGTTATAAATACCACTCAACTCCTATACTTCACTCACTTAAGCTCTCTCGTATAATCAATATAATTCTCTTGTCCTTTGTGTTCTCCATAGATCAAACCATTACTATACACCACCATCTTTCTTCTCACACTTTAAAAGGCCAAGCTCTCTCATCATCACTCTAATTTCCTCGTACCCTTGTGCTTTGTAGACATAGTCACATATTACTCTACATCCCATATCTTATTCCATATAAGCACTATATATAAGCGAACCATACACCATCATTATTTCCCATATCCTCCATAAACTATAATAGTTCCTGCAAATTCAAAAATCATTATCACCTTGTTTCTAAATTTCAAGATCATCTCAAACTATTCGTGTGCTTACACAAGGCTTGGGCTCGGATAGCTAGATCTCCTTTAAGAACTAAGGTATATTGTTTTGTCATTTGAATTTTCGATCTAGACTCAacgttaaatttaaataattatgtcactataatatattataaaataaaaatacatgaaaaCTAGGTTTTCATAAGAAGATTATTGGTTCTCAAGGATCACTTTTGCAATCAAGCTAGGATCTCCACAatcgaggtaaggaaattaagtagaaaaacataagttttctgtatgtaataacattcatagaaagagtgggaatagtaaaagagaagttaactaaggtcttctgcctgactctttattgtttgttatttaatgtactgtataatatatatttaaataatatgtttataagattcatgttatttatgtatgtttacagtattagagcatggccattgctaaaggtatatatttaaataatatatttataagattcatgttatttaagtatgtatgtaaatagtgtgtttataagattcacattatttaattatgattgttatgttgtttaaataatgtatagtagtttgccattatttaaattaggtagATTATAGTTTAGGTGACATGGTTTGACTGAGAAGATCatggttaaatacttgactattgggtctatatggtagatagggggtcatttagtagtgggtacgattttactgaacccagccctccgccatttagtcCAATAGCTCGAGTTTCTTTGCCAAAGGTGGACTTCAGCGTAAtcattattatgtgatttagcttagaacctagttattagtgactagtgatatctttaagtttatgttttgttatttgtCTAAATATGTGCATGTGCATTTTAGTTAggatttacttttatttatgtgactacctgacacacatttccttactgagtttagtagctcacccttatcaaaTTACCATGTGCAGATTAAGGTAACTGAAATTAAGTCTAGAATGCCGGTGGCGAGTGGAACTTTGGACGCTTGTGTGTGTGAACTCGCTAAGGTCCATATAACTGCAGGCGGTCTAGGGtgttctatttatttatttacgctATTAAATTTATGTcgcaattattttattattatttattaagtcttttgtacgaaaactggccagttgtgaatattttcaagtattaaataaaaatgcgacATTATGATATTCCGCGTTTAacgcttgtaaataaaattaatatcttTATAAAAGTatgggcgttacagtttggtatcagagccacagtTATATCGGTCCCGAACGTTCTCACAAGTTATACACATCAGCTAAAAAGTCTCTACTCACTACCATGTAAGTCTCATATTATAtgcttgtatttttatatttccttgtgtaatttcaaaatttcatttaTTACAGAAACCTTAGTGCCAATATCCAAATTTAGGTACTACCCATAtgaaatcaaaaaaaaattaatatatatgtataaatatatttctagataattcttttttttttacaaaaaatcataactagaAAGCctagacaattttttttttaagtaacaatattaaaagaagaagtttttattattttattttatgtatttattgttaCTTACTTATATAGTTATTTTATCTTAGTGTAAATAGAAATTATTTGGTGAACTATGTTATGTTAACAGGGAGAGACTTTTCTTTTatagaacaaaaaaataataattagttgaTTTTATCTACTaggaatattatatattattcaaaTAGTTAGGTTGATTTCttataagaattttattttagaagAATTAGAACTAAATATTAAGAGATTATGTTGCTTAGACGATCAAGTCGTCTCAATAGAACAATCAAGAAGGAGTAGCTTCAAACCTACAAGAAGCTTAAGAAAAAGATGAACTACGAGGCTAAGCTATTCATGGTGGAGGACAAGGATAACGAGTTGTGCTATTATGGAAGTGGCACCCACGTAAGTACATACAAGGCATAGGCTTAGTTGAGAGGACGCTCGTTTTTGCGAGTAGTTGGAGAAAGAGAAAGCTAAGCTTAGGGAACGACTCCAACCTTAGGATGAAAAGTTGCATTGCCATAAGCGGTAAAGCACAAGGAATTTGGTTCAACAGCCAACACACTGCTTTGAGCCATCATatgaaagaataataataaaaaaaaacatcgaCATTTGAAGGAGTCTCTAATCCTTTAGAGGGGAAGGAACAACCAAGGATTGTAGCACCCATATTGGGATATATAGAACTCAATAAAATACAACTAACGAATGACTTGATAGAGCTGGAAATAAAGGATCATGACGCTGCACTTGATATGGATTGGCTATCCATTCATCTATTGTTGAAAGTATTGGTCGCTTTTGGCAACAAAGGTCGGAGACCAGATTACTTTCAAAGAAGTTAAGCTAGCCTTATCAACTAGGGGTgttcaataaaatttacaaaccgctcaacccgaataaaccgcccaaaccaaaccgaataaaccgacaaaaaatacaacccgaaataatataatgaaaatccaacccgcccaatgaatatattgggtggtttacaaattattctaaaccgcccaattaacccgaataaaccgaattaaaccgatttatatattttttaataaaagtgtatatcttatattatataaattacatttattagttaaattattttgtatttaaagtttggacattttaatttttaacttaaaacttagattttatagttaataatttttaatgtatttggatattgaagttaaagtttaaaatctaCACTATATTatcactttttttattattttattcaattattttatgtttactcaattatatttatcttatattaaagttcttaaaattaatttaaactatagcattatttaacttgaaatataaataatatatttttatttttttaacttttttgttACTTGAATTCTAGAAacgaacaataataattataaaaaaaaaaatgaagaacggtttggacgggttaacccgaccaaaccgacaaaatcattgggcgggttgaactttttctaaattttcattgggcgggttacgattaaattttgcaacttggaaatatttatattgggttaataaaaatatgctataacccgactaaaccgaccgacGTACACCCCTATTATCAACTTCTTTAATCTCATCCTTATAAACTAGCCATCTGAGGAAGGTATGATGTCAAGCATTGTTGACTAATGTAGTGCATCAAGTAGTCAAGACACAACAAACAATGAACAATATGCACATAGTCTGTGAATTCCAAAAGGTCTTTCTAAAAGATCTACCAGGAATACCTTCAGACAGTGATGTAGAGTTCATAATCAAGTTAGCTCCAAGAGTGCTATAATTGTGAAGGCTCCATACAAAATGGAAATTTACGAGTTGTAGAAACTCAAAGTATAGCTACAAGAGCTCCTAGACAAAGGGATCATTAGACCAAGTTGCTCACCTTAGGGTACTCTAGTACTCtttgttaagaagaaagatggaagcaTGAGGATGTGCATAGACTAGCATGAGCTCAACAAGGTAAGCATCAAGAATAAGTACCATTTCCCAAGGATTGACGATCTCTTTGATCAATTGCAAGGCTCGACTGTGTTCTCgaaaatagatctaagatctgggTATCACCAGCTGAAGGTTTGGAAGGAGGACATACCCAAGACAATACTCAAAACACGATATGGACACTATGAGTTTTTGGTAATATCTTTCAGACTAACTAATGCCCCAGCAGTCGTCATGGATAtgatgaatagggtgttcaaggagtACCTAGATAAGTTTGTTGTCGTATTCATTACCAGCATTCTTATCTACTCCAAAACTATGGAGGAACATGAGGAACGCCTGAGGATAACTCCAAACCGACTTAAGGAGAACCAACTAtaccaaattcaagaaatgtgaattctagTTAGAGAGTGTGGAATTCCTAGGCCATATAGTTTCCAAAGATGGAGTTGAGGTGGATCCTACAAAGATCGAAGCAGTCAAGAGCTGGCCAACACCTAAGACTGCAAGTGAAGTAAAAAGCTTCTTGGGTCTAGTTGGTTACTACAGACGCTTTGTTGAAGGATTTTCCAATATCGCAACTCCTCTAACCAACTTAATACGAAAGACACAGAAGTTTGTCTAGTCGAAAAACCATGAGGGTAGCTTCCAAACACTTAAGGACAAACTAATAACAACCCCTGTATTATGTGTTCCCAATAACAAGGATAAGTTTGTGGTGTACTGTGATGCATCAAAACAAGAGTTGGGATGCGTGCTGATGCAAAATGACAAAGTAGTAGCGTATGCCTCAAATAACTTAAGGAGTATGAACAGAGGTACCCAACACACGATCTGGAGTTGGCAACAGTAGTTTTTGCGCTAAAAATATGTAGGCACTATCTCTATGGGGagaaatgtgaaatttatactgaccaCAAGAGGCTGAAGTACTTCTTTACACAAAAGGAACTCAATATGAGGCAGAGATGATGGCTAGAGCTGGTTAAGGACTATGATTGCGAAATCCACTACCACCcggggaaggccaatgtagtagCAGATGCGCTAAGTAGACGCAATTATGCCAGCTTAGCAATACTTGCACAAATATAAATGCCACTACAATAGGAATTCCAAAGTAGTGGTATAGAGATCATTACGCGAAAACTAGCTAACCTAAGCATTGTCGCGGCTCTGCTACAAGAACTTGAAGATGCACAGATAGTTGATGAGTTCTTATAGAACAAAAGAGCACACTTGCCATAGAAGGAGATAGAGGATTTCTCCGAAGGTACAGACGGCATGCTAAGGTATGAGGGAAGGGTGTGTGTAGCCAACAACATAGAGCTTAAAAGAAAGACCAAGATGGAAGCACACACTACACCCTACTCAATGCATCCAGGGTCAACCAAAATGTACAATGACTTAAAAACCTTATATTGGTGGCCAGGGAGGAAGAAGGATGTAGCTGAATTTGTAGCTAGATGCCTcacatgtcaacaagttaaggttgaacatcagagaccagcaatGATGTTACAACCCCTGAAAatcccagaatggaagtgggaagatgtAGCCATAGACTTTGTGATGGGACTACCCCGAACAACCAAGCAACACGACTCAGTTTGGGTAATTATAGACAGACTCACAAAGTCAGCACACTTTGTTCCAGTAAAGTCTACTTACAACGCAGAGCAGTATGCTGACCTGTACGTGCAAGAGATATTGAGGCTGCATGGAGTTCCAAAGACGATAGTCTCTGATA
The Cannabis sativa cultivar Pink pepper isolate KNU-18-1 unplaced genomic scaffold, ASM2916894v1 Contig1, whole genome shotgun sequence genome window above contains:
- the LOC133032934 gene encoding calcium-dependent protein kinase 34-like; protein product: MGNCCSQGKTNDNGQDTIKAGSTPENNSDDINNNNNNGRGKNSNNAGPANGNNKANNQAASAGSTKNNSKPAPIGAVLGRPMEDVRSTYNIGKELGRGQFGVTHLCTHKVSGEQFACKTIAKRKLVNKEDVEDVRREVQIMHHLTGQPNIVELKGAYEDKHSVHLVMELCAGGELFDRIIAKGHYTERAAASLLRTIVQIVHTCHSMGVIHRDLKPENFLLLNKDENSPLKATDFGLSVFYKQGEVFKDIVGSAYYIAPEVLKRRYGPEVDIWSVGVMLYILLCGVPPFWAESEHGIFNAILRGHIDFTSDPWPSISTGAKDLVRKMLHSDPKQRLTAFQVLTHPWIKEDGEAPDTPLDNAVLNRLKQFKAMNQFKKVALRVIAGCLSEEEIMGLKQMFKGMDTDNSGTITLEELKHGLAKQGTKLSEVEVKQLMEAADADGNGTIDYDEFITATMHMNRMDREEHIYTAFQHFDKDNSGYITTEELEQALREFGMHDGRDIKEIISEVDADNDGRINYDEFVAMMRKGNPDANPKKRRDDVFV